The genomic DNA TCAGCGCCTTTTCAATTTTTCCGTACAAAATCCCGTAAGCATAGTTCAAAAACGCGTTGAACGCATCTTTGGCGGGGCGTGAACTGCGACCGTTGAAAGCATATTCTTTGGGAAAAACGTAGCTTAACGTCTCAAAATACAATCGCCCCGCCGTTCCTTCCAGACCGCGCAACGTATCGGCGATTTCCGACACCTTGCGGGCTTCCAATGATGAAATAGACACCGATAGTGCTTCGATACGCGTAATTTTATCGTTAAGAAAATCAGCATGTTGCGGTCGATGTTTTTTCAGGTCTTTGATAAAATTGAGCTGATTGTCTAATTTTGTCAAGAGCCACGTTTTGGTCCATTTAACACCTACATTGTCCAAACTCGCCTCCAGTTGTCGCTTGCGGATCTTGGTTGTGCTGCCTAGCTTGGCGTGCCAAACCCGCCCGATAGGCTCGCCGTTTTGCTCAATGAACAATATATCTACGTTGTGCATCATAGCCAGCTTAATGGCGTCGGTACTCAGCGCCGAGCCCGTCGCCAAAATGATTCCTTCAACCTTGTTGGCCGAAAAATGCTTTTTCTCCAGTTCGCCGTTTTCTGCCTTTTTGCGAATCTCAAACATATCGTCCTTTACGTGGACATACGTACCGTAAGTGTTGATGTGCAGGTGCATAGGTAGTTAATTAAGCAGAACCTGGTATTTGATAATGAGCGTCTTCGTAGGCTTTTACCGACAATAAAGCCACTTGCAGAAAGTCACCCTGAGGACTGTCGAGAGCCGGTTTATTATCAAATTGCTCATTAATCCACTCCATCATGGTCCCGTATTCGGCGTCGTTTTTAATCCGTTTGAGTTCCATAGTTTCAATTCTTATCTTAACAAATCGTAAAAATGCTACTGCCTCACAATACTGCCAAATCCTCGGGCCACTGATTTCCCTAACCCGATTCCGTTGGGCAACGTGGCGTTGACCACAAAATCACCCGTAAAAGCCAACATGGTTTGGTTTTTAAACTGGGTGGTGGTTTGGGCCTGTACGTTGAGCAGGAGCATCAGGCGCGGCAGATCGGGCTGATACGCCCCCGCCCCTTTCAAAAACGCCAAAATGTTGTTTTGCAGGATCCGTTGCAGCAATTCCTGTCGGGTTTTATCGTCGGCGCTAAGGTACTCGCGGTGGTTTTCCTGATTCAAAGGCATCCAAAGCGTTTCAAAACGGTACTTCACCAGTGCACTGCCCACTTCCACGGCGGCCTGTTGGTGGTCAATGTGTTTGGACAGCACTTCTATCTTACGCCCGTCAATGTCCAACGCCCTAATTCTCAGAAACAACTCCACCAATAACTGCGCTCCTTCGCCCAAGCCCACGAGCGTAGGCACGCGATTGAGCACTTTGTACTGCACCAACGGATAAGCATACCGCAAACTGCCGTCTTCATAGTGATTGTGCAGCAGCGGCGAATGTTCCTTAAAAAAATCGCCAAAATACCCGCGCAGCTTATGCGCATCCCGCGTACGAAGGGGTATTTCGGGGAAAGTGACGGTGGTGAGGGGGAGGGTCATAAATCAATATTTTAAAAACAGAAGGCTAATTTGTCTTCACCTTTTGGATTCAATGCTTCTATTTCCTTTTTACTAAAACTAACTCCTTTTTTAAATGAATAAGGTACGTTAAGATATTCGAAGCCATCATTATCGGTAAAACGTTTTACTTTTCCCCGAACTATTTGATACACCTTTTTTTGGATTGAAACCTCGTACTTTGACTTTTCTTTTGAATTGGCATCTTTAAGCATGTCCTTAAAACACCAAGGAATTATTGTTACAGTATCCAATCCTTCGCGGGTCAATACATTTTCTTTGTCTTCGTCGAAATCCATTACGTAAGCACAGAAGTTTTTAATGATTTCCTCGTGTTTTTTTAGACCTTTTTGGTAACTCGGATGAGTCTCAATTTTCCAATTACAATATACTTTTTCAACCAAATCAATCAAATCCTGTTCGGAAAGCCGTTTTTTTTGTTCTACTCGTTCACGTAATTTGTTATACGTTGTTTCTAAAACTTTAAGAGGGATTTCAGCATCTTCATAAATTTTTTCACTCACTTCCCGATGCCAAAAGACAATTATTTCTGTTTCTTTTGATTCATCACGTTTTCTGTTAATACGTCCTGCTCTTTGTATAATAGCATCAATCGGTGCAT from Runella rosea includes the following:
- a CDS encoding CRISPR-associated endonuclease Cas6, producing the protein MTLPLTTVTFPEIPLRTRDAHKLRGYFGDFFKEHSPLLHNHYEDGSLRYAYPLVQYKVLNRVPTLVGLGEGAQLLVELFLRIRALDIDGRKIEVLSKHIDHQQAAVEVGSALVKYRFETLWMPLNQENHREYLSADDKTRQELLQRILQNNILAFLKGAGAYQPDLPRLMLLLNVQAQTTTQFKNQTMLAFTGDFVVNATLPNGIGLGKSVARGFGSIVRQ
- the cas1 gene encoding CRISPR-associated endonuclease Cas1, with the protein product MHLHINTYGTYVHVKDDMFEIRKKAENGELEKKHFSANKVEGIILATGSALSTDAIKLAMMHNVDILFIEQNGEPIGRVWHAKLGSTTKIRKRQLEASLDNVGVKWTKTWLLTKLDNQLNFIKDLKKHRPQHADFLNDKITRIEALSVSISSLEARKVSEIADTLRGLEGTAGRLYFETLSYVFPKEYAFNGRSSRPAKDAFNAFLNYAYGILYGKIEKALIVAGVDPYVGFMHRDDYNQLSMVFDFIEPYRAFADEVVFRLFSAKKVNKSHVDELQNGMSLNKTGKELLVLAFTKFMDDDPIKHKGCNLVRSHVIQADAHSFANALIA